From the genome of Gemmatimonas phototrophica, one region includes:
- a CDS encoding leishmanolysin-related zinc metalloendopeptidase, whose amino-acid sequence MSTRSYCLRVVACCAGLLLAACGDDPQVPTASAPVANATLSGRVAVVLQEAPSVRITDQKGKIIKGLLVRWRVTSGGGRVSSDTARTDANGVATSGGWVLGTTAGTQTLQATADGIAPTTFTAQAAPGALTSLLVAGNASPTAPVATTLSTLPAVRAEDQYGNGIPDLPVTFAITQGNGSITGATQVTNALGVATLESWTLGTISGAQRVLATAVDAGAGTSASASINATALPGAPVRLNKIAGDNQLGTFNSAVGVPPGVRVVDAFGNGVGNVVVTFTPGPNSGTVANATVTSDPANGTAFVGAWTLSDATTQTLVASATSLPTGAVTFTATASATQFDIDVRFVGSVANPLVRQAFLTAAAKWRTVIVGDLQRTIVNSAAGLCDSWLPAINETINDVVIFARVAPIDSAGGANGNILGQAGPCAVNSGTRLTAYGLMEFDEFDLDGLVADGSLTDVIIHEMGHVLGIGTLWNFNRSLMIGAGGSDPFFQGTAARAQFAALNTATYSGLAVPVENSGGGGTRDSHWRESILRSELMTGFLNRGSNPLSRISVGSLQDLGYTVNLAAADGYSLTAALYSFPFGAGTSRTMHRDVKALPLFSIDAAGRASRVRQE is encoded by the coding sequence ATGTCCACCCGGTCCTATTGCCTTCGTGTCGTCGCCTGCTGTGCCGGCCTCCTGCTGGCGGCGTGCGGCGATGACCCGCAGGTCCCCACCGCCTCCGCGCCGGTGGCAAACGCGACCTTGAGCGGGCGCGTCGCCGTAGTGCTGCAGGAAGCGCCCAGCGTGCGCATTACCGACCAGAAGGGCAAGATCATCAAGGGGCTCCTGGTCCGGTGGCGTGTCACCAGCGGCGGCGGACGTGTCTCCAGCGATACCGCGCGGACTGATGCCAATGGTGTGGCCACATCGGGTGGCTGGGTCCTTGGGACAACGGCGGGCACGCAGACGCTGCAGGCCACCGCCGACGGGATTGCGCCGACCACCTTCACGGCGCAGGCCGCCCCGGGTGCACTGACCAGCCTGCTCGTCGCCGGAAATGCCTCGCCGACGGCACCCGTTGCGACCACACTCAGCACGCTGCCGGCAGTGCGCGCTGAGGATCAATACGGAAATGGCATTCCCGACTTGCCGGTAACCTTCGCCATTACGCAAGGCAACGGCAGCATCACCGGCGCCACGCAAGTCACCAATGCGCTCGGGGTGGCCACCTTGGAGTCGTGGACGCTGGGCACCATCAGTGGCGCGCAGCGTGTGCTGGCCACCGCCGTGGACGCCGGGGCGGGCACCTCGGCGAGTGCCAGCATCAATGCGACGGCGTTGCCGGGTGCCCCAGTGCGCCTCAACAAGATTGCCGGCGACAATCAGCTGGGGACGTTCAACTCGGCGGTGGGTGTGCCGCCGGGTGTGCGCGTCGTGGATGCGTTTGGCAATGGCGTGGGGAATGTGGTGGTGACATTCACCCCCGGGCCCAACTCCGGTACGGTGGCCAACGCCACGGTCACCTCTGATCCCGCCAATGGCACCGCCTTTGTCGGCGCCTGGACCCTCAGCGATGCCACAACACAGACGCTGGTCGCGTCGGCAACGTCGCTCCCCACTGGCGCCGTGACATTCACCGCCACGGCGTCGGCCACGCAGTTTGATATCGACGTACGCTTTGTGGGGAGTGTGGCCAATCCCCTCGTGCGACAGGCGTTCCTGACCGCCGCCGCCAAATGGCGCACCGTCATTGTGGGCGATCTGCAGCGCACCATCGTGAACAGCGCGGCTGGGCTCTGCGACAGCTGGCTCCCCGCTATCAACGAAACCATCAACGACGTGGTGATCTTTGCGCGGGTGGCACCCATCGACAGTGCCGGGGGAGCCAACGGCAACATTCTCGGTCAGGCGGGACCGTGCGCGGTCAACTCCGGAACACGGCTCACCGCGTACGGGCTCATGGAATTCGATGAGTTCGATCTGGACGGGCTGGTCGCTGACGGATCACTCACCGACGTCATTATCCACGAGATGGGGCATGTGCTCGGCATCGGCACGCTCTGGAATTTCAATCGCTCCCTGATGATTGGGGCCGGCGGTAGCGATCCGTTCTTCCAGGGCACGGCGGCACGGGCGCAGTTTGCGGCACTGAACACCGCCACCTATTCCGGGCTCGCCGTCCCCGTGGAAAACTCCGGCGGCGGCGGCACGCGCGACAGTCACTGGCGCGAAAGCATTCTCCGCAGTGAACTCATGACGGGCTTTCTCAACCGCGGCAGCAATCCGCTCAGCCGCATCTCCGTGGGCTCACTGCAGGATCTCGGCTATACCGTCAACTTGGCCGCCGCCGACGGCTATTCGCTCACCGCCGCGTTATACAGCTTCCCTTTTGGCGCCGGCACATCCCGCACCATGCACCGCGACGTCAAAGCGTTACCGCTGTTCTCCATTGACGCCGCTGGTCGCGCATCGCGGGTGCGCCAGGAGTAG
- a CDS encoding YdcF family protein, whose product MSMARSAPKIPRPRFVQFVSRAVVVLAAGWLVSLLCIAGWSRRASTQNADAIVVLGAAQYGGRPSPVLKSRLDHALGLYQAERAPAVVLTGGRRPGDLISEAAAGRRYLVKQGIPNTAMLLEPAGRTSLASIQGAAEVLLARRDSLVPSADSAGRSARPRVLLVSDPFHMLRLEVLARLNGLTPLPSPTLTSPISANGAVLEYMLRESVALPTDLALMLWLKMTGRKVDG is encoded by the coding sequence ATGTCTATGGCACGCTCGGCACCCAAAATCCCCCGCCCCCGCTTCGTCCAGTTCGTCTCGCGCGCCGTTGTGGTTCTGGCCGCGGGGTGGCTGGTCAGCTTGCTCTGTATCGCGGGCTGGTCACGCCGTGCGTCCACGCAGAACGCCGACGCGATTGTGGTGCTGGGTGCGGCGCAGTACGGCGGGCGCCCGTCGCCGGTGCTCAAGTCGCGGTTGGATCATGCGCTGGGGCTCTACCAGGCCGAGCGGGCACCGGCCGTGGTGCTCACCGGTGGGCGCCGTCCGGGAGACCTCATCAGCGAAGCCGCCGCCGGGCGTCGGTACCTGGTGAAACAGGGCATCCCGAATACGGCCATGCTGCTCGAGCCGGCGGGGAGAACGTCGCTCGCGTCCATTCAGGGCGCGGCAGAGGTGTTGCTGGCGCGACGCGACTCGCTGGTGCCTTCGGCGGACAGTGCCGGTCGCAGTGCCCGCCCGCGCGTGTTGCTGGTGAGTGACCCCTTCCACATGCTGCGTCTGGAAGTGCTGGCGCGCCTGAATGGCCTCACGCCGTTGCCCTCGCCCACGCTCACCAGCCCCATCTCGGCCAACGGGGCGGTGCTGGAGTACATGCTGCGCGAGTCGGTGGCGTTACCGACCGACCTCGCGCTCATGCTCTGGCTCAAGATGACCGGGCGAAAAGTTGACGGGTGA
- a CDS encoding MBL fold metallo-hydrolase — MQIEFSGAAQEVTGSCHILRVGKRTVLLDCGLYQGRRSESREKNRRLPVPVEEIDGIILSHAHIDHAGRLPYLVAQGYKGSIWATAATRDLCAIMLADSAHIQEKDADFLARHRNEFIEPLYRMEDATRTQERMVGMPYNKWFEVTDGVRARFTEAGHILGSASVVVEMREGDDFKRLIFSGDVGRMGLPIIRDPAPPHDGADVVICESTYGNRDHDSVEGAREQLARVVRETAARGGRLLIPAFAVGRTQELVYDLHALRRDDKIPNIPIYIDSPLATNATAVFAMHPESYDHNEELVRTAPNLFDFPMVTFTRDVLESKRLNTLRGPMIIIAASGMCESGRILHHLQHGASDSRNTILIVGFQAEHTLGRRIVEERSTLRIFGDDVPLAAQVEVLLGYSAHADRTELQTWLREVRGAGAPDGRDTPTVYLVHGEAEAQQAFATQLRGDNFQVEIPSPGTVVTV; from the coding sequence ATGCAGATCGAATTCTCCGGCGCAGCGCAGGAAGTCACCGGCTCCTGCCATATTCTGCGCGTAGGCAAGCGCACGGTGCTGTTGGATTGCGGGCTCTACCAGGGGCGCCGCAGTGAATCCCGCGAAAAGAATCGTCGCCTGCCGGTGCCGGTGGAGGAGATTGACGGCATCATTCTCAGCCACGCCCACATTGACCATGCCGGGCGTCTGCCGTATCTGGTCGCACAGGGGTACAAGGGCTCCATCTGGGCCACCGCGGCTACGCGCGACCTGTGCGCCATCATGCTTGCCGACTCGGCACATATCCAGGAAAAGGACGCGGATTTCCTGGCGCGCCATCGCAACGAGTTCATCGAACCGTTGTATCGCATGGAAGACGCCACGCGCACGCAGGAGCGCATGGTGGGGATGCCGTACAACAAGTGGTTTGAGGTCACCGATGGCGTACGCGCCCGGTTCACCGAGGCCGGTCACATTCTGGGCAGTGCCTCGGTCGTCGTGGAAATGCGCGAAGGCGATGACTTCAAGCGCCTGATCTTTTCGGGCGATGTGGGGCGCATGGGGCTCCCCATCATTCGCGATCCGGCGCCGCCGCACGATGGCGCTGACGTGGTGATCTGCGAAAGCACCTACGGCAATCGCGATCACGACTCCGTGGAGGGCGCGCGCGAACAGCTGGCGCGCGTGGTACGCGAAACGGCGGCTCGTGGTGGCCGGTTGCTCATCCCGGCCTTCGCGGTGGGGCGCACGCAGGAGTTGGTGTACGACCTGCACGCGCTACGTCGGGATGACAAGATTCCCAACATCCCCATCTACATCGACTCACCGCTGGCCACCAATGCCACGGCGGTGTTTGCCATGCATCCCGAGTCGTACGATCACAACGAGGAGCTGGTGCGCACCGCGCCCAATCTCTTCGATTTCCCCATGGTGACGTTCACACGGGATGTTCTGGAGTCGAAACGACTCAACACCTTGCGCGGCCCCATGATCATCATCGCGGCGTCGGGGATGTGTGAGTCGGGACGCATTCTCCATCACTTGCAGCACGGGGCCAGCGACTCGCGCAACACGATTCTCATTGTGGGTTTTCAGGCGGAGCATACGCTGGGGCGGCGCATCGTGGAGGAACGGTCCACCCTCCGGATTTTCGGGGATGACGTGCCTCTGGCGGCCCAGGTGGAAGTGTTGCTGGGGTACAGTGCCCACGCTGATCGTACCGAGTTGCAGACTTGGTTGCGCGAGGTCCGCGGCGCTGGCGCCCCCGACGGACGGGACACGCCAACGGTGTACCTGGTTCACGGCGAAGCTGAAGCCCAGCAAGCGTTTGCCACCCAGCTGCGGGGGGACAACTTTCAGGTGGAGATCCCTTCACCCGGCACGGTCGTCACGGTGTAG
- a CDS encoding ArsR/SmtB family transcription factor, whose product MGRKNLTDAVIPLVAERFKALSEPARLHLLRTLMRGEHTVNELVEVTGFGQANVSKHLQVLYNHGFVRRRKTGLFVHYTIADRQVVRLCDAMCLRVAAPPPGEKGLLASDDSEV is encoded by the coding sequence ATGGGTCGGAAAAATCTGACCGATGCGGTTATTCCGCTGGTGGCGGAGCGGTTCAAGGCGCTCTCCGAGCCGGCGCGGCTTCATCTGTTGCGCACGCTCATGCGTGGCGAACACACGGTCAATGAACTCGTGGAAGTGACGGGCTTTGGTCAGGCCAATGTCTCCAAACATCTCCAGGTGTTGTACAACCACGGGTTTGTGCGGCGCCGCAAGACCGGGCTGTTCGTGCACTACACCATTGCCGACCGGCAGGTCGTGCGGTTGTGCGACGCGATGTGTTTGCGCGTGGCGGCACCACCGCCCGGAGAAAAGGGATTGCTGGCCAGTGACGATTCGGAGGTGTAG
- a CDS encoding sigma-54-dependent transcriptional regulator, which yields MDSTVSVAGSMPERAVQRILVVSPNAEVRQTLREIFEQDGRDVLTAAASAGVEEMISRAEVDLVLCDQQLPDESAYALLEALRAHHPGVRTALLAAPGMSAAASPAFERGATDYLAQPVVAAEAITMLRRADHTPRAHPSASLTSGENESPSFRGMYGTTESMRSVFRMISRVGRTGVTVLVTGESGTGKELVARALHDESTRRNKPFVALNCSALPSELVESELFGHMRGAFTGAVKDRGGLFEAAHGGTLFLDEIGDLGPLAQAKVLRAVESGEVMRVGGTKSTHVDVRVIAATNRPLDEMVMDGRFREDLLYRLKVISLALPPLRERTSDIPLLAGHFLHLFAERHHLPLRALGDDARETLMQYDWPGNVRELRNVLEGALVMCDGAEISACDLPAGLSASSAPRVSLSTAFLEANADLPFVEARERALREFDRAFLSAALARNGGNIARTARALGLHRQSLQKLLARRDLRNGENAHETVVPPVPLRTGHTTAREHPKVR from the coding sequence ATGGATTCGACCGTCTCGGTGGCAGGTTCCATGCCGGAGCGCGCCGTGCAGCGCATTCTGGTGGTCTCGCCAAACGCCGAAGTGCGGCAGACGCTGCGCGAAATTTTCGAGCAGGATGGGCGCGATGTGCTGACGGCGGCGGCGTCTGCCGGCGTGGAGGAGATGATCAGCCGCGCGGAAGTGGATCTGGTGTTGTGCGACCAGCAGCTTCCCGACGAGTCGGCGTATGCACTGCTGGAGGCGCTGCGAGCGCATCATCCCGGGGTGCGCACAGCGCTGCTGGCGGCACCGGGCATGTCTGCGGCCGCATCGCCCGCGTTTGAACGTGGCGCCACGGACTATCTCGCGCAGCCGGTGGTAGCCGCTGAAGCCATCACGATGTTGCGCCGAGCGGACCATACCCCGCGGGCGCATCCGTCGGCCAGCCTGACGAGCGGCGAAAACGAATCGCCCTCGTTTCGCGGCATGTACGGCACGACGGAAAGCATGCGTTCGGTGTTCCGCATGATTTCGCGGGTGGGGCGGACGGGGGTAACCGTTCTGGTGACGGGCGAAAGCGGCACCGGCAAGGAGCTGGTGGCGCGGGCGCTGCACGACGAAAGCACCCGTCGCAACAAGCCGTTTGTGGCGTTGAACTGTTCGGCCCTGCCATCGGAATTGGTCGAGAGCGAGCTCTTCGGGCACATGCGCGGTGCGTTCACTGGCGCGGTGAAGGATCGCGGCGGTCTGTTTGAAGCCGCACATGGCGGCACGCTGTTTCTTGACGAAATCGGCGATCTGGGGCCACTGGCCCAGGCCAAGGTGCTGCGTGCGGTGGAGAGCGGTGAAGTGATGCGGGTGGGTGGCACCAAATCCACGCACGTGGATGTGCGCGTGATTGCGGCCACGAACCGTCCGCTCGATGAGATGGTGATGGACGGTCGCTTCCGCGAGGATCTGCTCTATCGTCTGAAGGTGATCTCACTGGCGTTGCCGCCTCTGCGCGAGCGGACGTCCGATATTCCGTTGCTGGCGGGGCACTTTCTGCACCTGTTTGCCGAGCGCCATCACCTGCCGTTACGCGCCCTTGGCGACGATGCGCGCGAGACGCTCATGCAGTATGACTGGCCAGGCAACGTGCGCGAGTTGCGCAACGTGCTGGAGGGGGCGCTGGTGATGTGCGATGGCGCCGAAATCTCGGCCTGCGATCTGCCGGCTGGTTTGTCGGCAAGCAGTGCCCCGCGGGTCAGTCTCTCCACCGCCTTTCTCGAGGCCAACGCGGACCTGCCCTTTGTGGAAGCCCGAGAGCGAGCGCTGCGGGAGTTTGATCGGGCGTTTCTGAGTGCTGCGCTGGCGCGGAATGGCGGAAACATTGCCCGCACGGCACGGGCACTCGGTCTGCATCGTCAGTCGCTGCAGAAGCTGCTGGCCCGACGCGATCTGCGAAACGGAGAGAACGCGCACGAAACGGTGGTACCCCCGGTACCCCTCCGCACCGGACATACCACCGCTCGTGAGCACCCGAAGGTGCGTTGA
- a CDS encoding response regulator yields the protein MSRGRILIADDEPTYLASTAELLRREGYTVDTVEDAAGALEAITAATYDLLITDLEMPGNADLDLVQQVAHVSGGLPIIIITGFPSVRSAVASIELPVAAYLVKPVHFPELLKRVSSAVARFRSYQAMQTAEARLREYRQQFEPPAVPGALPLAAAGDARTGVDSFLALTLRNVMGSLTDLEQLGRALAGQPLPDAHPCQLINCPRGAQLQAALEETIAVLEETKGAFKSKTLGDLRHKLELLLKHV from the coding sequence ATGAGTCGCGGCCGCATTCTGATTGCCGATGACGAACCCACCTATCTCGCATCCACCGCGGAGCTGTTGCGGCGGGAAGGGTATACAGTGGATACCGTGGAAGACGCCGCTGGTGCGTTGGAGGCGATCACCGCCGCGACGTACGATCTGCTGATCACCGACCTCGAGATGCCGGGAAACGCGGATCTTGATCTGGTGCAGCAGGTGGCGCATGTGAGTGGCGGGTTACCCATCATCATCATCACCGGGTTTCCGTCGGTGCGCTCGGCGGTGGCGTCCATCGAGCTGCCAGTCGCGGCGTATCTGGTAAAACCCGTGCACTTTCCGGAGCTGCTCAAGCGTGTGTCGAGTGCGGTGGCCCGGTTTCGCTCGTACCAGGCCATGCAGACGGCGGAGGCCCGACTGCGCGAATACCGTCAGCAGTTTGAGCCGCCGGCGGTGCCAGGCGCATTGCCGTTAGCGGCCGCGGGAGACGCCCGCACTGGTGTGGATTCGTTTCTCGCCTTGACGTTGCGCAACGTGATGGGCTCGCTCACCGATCTGGAACAACTGGGGCGAGCATTGGCCGGTCAGCCGCTACCGGATGCGCACCCGTGCCAGCTCATCAACTGTCCACGCGGTGCGCAGTTGCAAGCCGCGCTGGAAGAGACGATTGCGGTACTGGAGGAAACAAAGGGCGCGTTCAAGTCGAAAACACTGGGCGATTTGCGGCACAAGCTTGAGCTGCTCCTCAAGCACGTGTGA
- a CDS encoding ATP-binding protein yields MKLSRPVVWARAMSQNRRQDSEISRWLAIIAILLVLPGMAGLVLGVPWLVQPLPTFAPARASGALLLPLAAVGLLVKLSGHRRWAQLLAVLCGVMAIAGAWIALRGAEAPFDAMFMQRLGPEFVAGAGGLPVSVAVLFVFYSVALLLLASDRQSEHTLLMIGGLASLQVATAGVLFTAQLAGLVDGTTVQPLRAPLHSLLAALALGTALLDRVSRREQLSVAPPRWAPVLAGVSSGLVVMVLWQALMAREAVQLRARAAITAEAIDRAAQRQFRSIQRAVGRGAAYLTASRTDEDPMWSTSLPRLITETDGLRHILWLDSTGALLRSASPKVVPPDVLAALQAYVRRSTVRRDSMFTAHSTTLLAGPWRLALWLPVLSPFRGPTVLVGLIDEVEMIRLFTDDASGEFSLRVLAADTVLLQQGSEASAAMIFRAPLVLGARRLSVEVSERTGLARSPLPDVVLALGLVVSVLLALTLWLQRRNWQQALDEGQRFRAVFDTAFQVQLLLDHTGTVLEANRAAGELADRAPDALTGLTFWRAPWWDDDAVTGERVRDRFERALAGETQRFEVELGRGRDRALTMDFSLKPLLDSARRVTQVIVEGRDLTIRKRAEESLREISALTTMGRLAARVAHEINNPLAGIQNAFLLIRGAIPTDHQHYRFVGAIEREIARIAAVTRQLYETYRPDQTMVAESSVILAVSDAVSFLEQVNRGRQVRIVTDMSRAPTMVPVPDALLRQTLYNLVQNAMDVSPAHGTITVCAVQEEQECVLRVADEGPGIPPALLERIFDPFFSTKDRSMKTGGMGIGLALVRQSVLAVGGRIVVHGRPLGGTEFEVRLPMIPLDTGVLR; encoded by the coding sequence ATGAAGCTGTCTCGTCCTGTGGTATGGGCGCGAGCCATGTCGCAGAATCGCCGTCAGGATTCGGAGATTTCGCGCTGGCTCGCCATCATCGCCATTCTGCTCGTCCTCCCGGGGATGGCCGGGCTCGTGCTTGGGGTGCCCTGGTTGGTGCAACCCCTGCCCACGTTTGCGCCGGCGCGGGCAAGCGGCGCGCTGCTTCTTCCGCTCGCGGCTGTCGGGTTGCTGGTCAAGTTGTCAGGGCACCGACGATGGGCGCAGCTGTTGGCGGTGCTGTGCGGTGTGATGGCCATCGCCGGCGCGTGGATTGCGCTCCGGGGAGCGGAAGCGCCGTTTGACGCGATGTTCATGCAGCGGCTGGGGCCGGAGTTCGTGGCCGGCGCCGGCGGACTGCCCGTGTCGGTGGCGGTGCTCTTTGTCTTTTATTCCGTCGCCCTGCTGTTGCTGGCGAGTGACCGGCAGAGTGAACACACGCTGCTGATGATTGGCGGTCTGGCCTCGCTGCAGGTCGCGACGGCCGGTGTGCTCTTCACGGCGCAGCTGGCCGGGTTGGTGGATGGTACCACCGTACAGCCGCTGCGGGCACCACTGCATTCCCTGCTCGCCGCCCTCGCCTTGGGCACGGCGTTGCTCGACCGTGTGTCCCGACGCGAGCAACTCAGTGTGGCCCCACCTCGTTGGGCACCGGTGCTTGCCGGCGTGAGCTCGGGGCTGGTGGTGATGGTGCTCTGGCAGGCGCTGATGGCTCGCGAAGCGGTGCAGTTGCGGGCGCGCGCGGCGATCACGGCCGAGGCCATCGATCGCGCCGCACAGCGCCAGTTCCGCTCCATTCAACGTGCCGTGGGGCGCGGTGCGGCGTATCTCACGGCCTCGCGGACGGATGAGGATCCGATGTGGAGCACCAGCCTCCCGCGCCTCATCACTGAGACCGATGGGTTGCGCCACATTCTCTGGCTCGATTCCACCGGCGCGCTGCTGCGCTCGGCGTCACCCAAGGTGGTTCCCCCGGATGTGCTGGCCGCGCTACAGGCATACGTACGGCGCTCCACGGTGCGACGCGACAGCATGTTCACGGCGCACAGCACCACGCTTCTGGCCGGGCCGTGGCGACTCGCACTCTGGTTACCGGTGCTCTCGCCGTTCCGGGGCCCTACGGTCCTGGTCGGGTTGATCGACGAAGTGGAAATGATCCGCCTGTTTACGGACGATGCCAGCGGGGAATTTTCTCTCCGCGTCCTGGCAGCGGATACTGTGTTGCTGCAGCAGGGAAGCGAGGCGTCGGCGGCGATGATCTTCCGCGCGCCTTTGGTGCTGGGTGCTCGCCGACTGTCGGTGGAAGTGTCAGAGCGCACGGGGCTGGCACGTTCACCACTGCCGGATGTGGTGCTGGCGCTTGGCCTGGTGGTGTCGGTGCTGCTCGCGCTGACGCTCTGGTTGCAGCGGCGCAATTGGCAGCAAGCGCTCGACGAAGGGCAGCGTTTTCGCGCGGTCTTTGACACCGCCTTTCAGGTGCAGCTGTTGCTGGACCATACCGGCACGGTGCTGGAAGCAAACCGGGCGGCCGGGGAGTTGGCCGACCGTGCGCCCGACGCCTTGACGGGACTGACGTTCTGGCGGGCGCCGTGGTGGGATGACGACGCCGTGACCGGCGAGCGGGTGCGCGACCGTTTCGAACGCGCGCTGGCCGGGGAAACACAACGCTTTGAAGTGGAGCTGGGCCGCGGACGCGACCGGGCGCTCACGATGGACTTTTCACTGAAACCCCTCCTGGACAGCGCCCGGCGTGTGACGCAGGTGATCGTCGAAGGGCGTGACCTCACCATTCGCAAGCGGGCGGAGGAGTCGCTGCGCGAAATCAGTGCCCTCACCACCATGGGGCGTCTGGCCGCGCGTGTTGCCCACGAAATCAACAATCCGCTCGCCGGCATTCAGAACGCTTTTCTGCTGATTCGCGGCGCCATTCCCACCGATCACCAGCACTATCGTTTCGTGGGCGCCATTGAGCGGGAGATCGCGCGAATCGCCGCCGTGACCCGTCAGTTGTATGAGACCTATCGCCCGGATCAGACCATGGTGGCCGAATCGTCGGTCATTCTCGCGGTCAGTGATGCGGTGAGCTTTCTGGAGCAGGTGAATCGCGGTCGGCAGGTGCGCATCGTGACGGACATGTCGCGGGCCCCCACCATGGTACCGGTTCCCGACGCGCTCCTGCGCCAAACGCTCTACAATCTGGTGCAGAACGCCATGGATGTGTCGCCGGCCCATGGTACGATCACGGTGTGTGCCGTGCAGGAAGAGCAGGAGTGTGTCCTGCGCGTGGCTGATGAAGGCCCCGGCATTCCCCCCGCCCTCCTCGAACGGATCTTCGATCCCTTCTTCAGCACGAAGGATCGCAGCATGAAGACCGGTGGCATGGGCATTGGGCTGGCGCTGGTGCGTCAGTCGGTATTGGCGGTGGGCGGCCGCATTGTGGTGCATGGCCGTCCGTTGGGTGGAACCGAATTTGAAGTGCGATTACCGATGATCCCTCTGGATACTGGAGTACTACGATGA
- a CDS encoding TIGR00730 family Rossman fold protein — translation MTTHTLQRVAVYCASNDGIKPAYVATARALGTVLAARGLTVVYGGGRTGLMGALADAALAAGGEVIGVMPHGLVQREVAHQGITSLQIVDSMHERKAMIAEMADAFITMPGGIGTLEEFFETWTWAQLGVHRKPVGLLDVDGFWNPLVTLLDQLEHEGFLRGTPREWLVRETDPATLLTALEGFSPPQVRRWLRMSDT, via the coding sequence ATGACAACACACACACTGCAGCGCGTCGCCGTGTATTGCGCATCGAATGATGGGATAAAGCCCGCCTATGTGGCTACGGCGCGCGCGTTGGGTACGGTTCTGGCCGCCCGGGGACTCACCGTGGTGTACGGCGGTGGCCGCACCGGACTAATGGGTGCGCTGGCGGATGCGGCCTTGGCGGCCGGTGGCGAAGTGATCGGCGTGATGCCGCATGGATTGGTACAACGCGAAGTGGCGCATCAGGGCATTACGTCGTTGCAAATCGTGGATTCCATGCATGAGCGGAAAGCCATGATTGCCGAGATGGCCGATGCCTTCATCACGATGCCCGGTGGCATTGGCACGCTGGAAGAGTTCTTCGAAACGTGGACCTGGGCGCAGCTGGGCGTGCATCGCAAGCCAGTGGGGCTGCTTGATGTGGACGGCTTCTGGAATCCGCTCGTCACGTTGCTGGATCAGCTGGAGCACGAAGGGTTTCTGCGGGGCACGCCGCGCGAGTGGCTGGTGCGCGAGACCGATCCGGCAACGCTGCTCACCGCGCTGGAAGGGTTTTCCCCACCGCAGGTTCGTCGTTGGCTGCGTATGAGCGACACCTGA